Sequence from the Colletotrichum higginsianum IMI 349063 chromosome 6, whole genome shotgun sequence genome:
TATAAAATTCTATTTTTAACTCTTAACTACTAATACATtaaataattactataataagaaatgcaattaaaattaataaaaataattaagttagaagaaatagtaattcttaaataagttattaacttaattaattaaggaTTTCTACTGTAATTTAATAATGTATAAAATATAGCTAATTGCCtccttaataaatataatacAATACGTATtagactctaataagtagagaactttatataatattaattataacTAAAAATACatttttaatatagaattaactattagagggCATTAGCTAAGAATCCTACAATTGTATAGGCCTAATTTACCCTTATACAAAATATAGTTGCAAAGTATAgaatttataataataatatctataattttaataaaatagacttcttaataggaatactattgCACGCAAAGGTTATTACAACTTCTAACTATAAGGGAAggccttatataaagtagccTAATAATTGCAAATaagtttctattatttagggcatatatataaatagctaagtactacttttatatattattattaaggGCAAATATTACCTCctcttatagtatactaatagctaattcctactctaatagtatatttaccctagtaaaaataaatagactataaataaaattaGCCTAAATTAGttatagtattttaaaaagtatataaagtcttatataaagagtattaaGTAGCTCCTAATTCTTAATAGctataatagctataagtctactaaatttaataattactataaggaatataatattattactctttatatacttcCCTATTTATTTTACAAGCtctagcctcttaatattaattattttaatttactaaaagtattatatagtagaaaaattaagaaaataatGTAAATGcaaattatatatattactaaggataacttctttcctacttttaaagtagtcttttttactttaataagtaaagaaAATATATAAGCTAGTTTTAAATAGGCTAGCCttatactttttaacttagaagtagttattttctacttaaattttaagttaaaaatactaatactatttaatttatacttaagtagCTAGGGCTCCTAAAACttaaaaatactaactatagtatataatactatataaaattctatattacttaagaaaagaattactaattattaatataacttactaatttatttatataaagtagttaaCTTATAagctaaaagtattagtaaattagtaTACAAACTAGCTCTTATTAAAGCTAAGTACTATAGGCTTTATACAGTAAATAAaatactaagtaagtattagagggctaaaaaaactTTACTGCATTTTagagggtcccttaatgcagctaAAGTAGAAGTAATTTAAGTAGAGAAGGGggttattaatactagaggcAAAAATATACATTAGGAGGGGGCTCGTATAGAGGGGGGTAAATTGCGCAGttagtaatatagtaattatagaaagactaaatataatatataaatatattaagtagtttaGGAGACCTCTAAAGAAGAgaataataagtagttttaattaattttatataatactactaaattaacttataatattagtaggaaggtagagaaaggtaatctacttactatattaatctacttactatatatatatatattaattaattatatacttaaattataaataatttattataattataatagaaGAATAATCTAAGAATTACTTATAGTAGAGTAAATTATAAAATTTATTACTAAAGAGTTATAGAAAgtaatttatttatatagaataaatattCTTATATTCTTAAGTCTTATTATTAAGACTAATATTTTAAAGTTAATTCTTAATTTAGGACTATAATTTAAAAGTTAGTCCCTAGTGTAAATTACTTATTGCCTATTAGTCCttcttatttttatataattttCCTTAGTTCTTTTATTCTTAAGGAGTTATTTGTATAACTTTATttcttatttatataaatactgTACTACTTGCACTCTACCTTGCCTAGTAGGGCTGCATTACCTGTAACTTATTAGGTTGTAATATTGGATGTAGTGTAAGAACTCGACTCCTTGCGGTGTTGTTGACTTTTGTTATCCGAAATGGAAATAGTCGCTAGACCTGTTTGCTTACTAGGCAATGCGGCGGCGTTAACGACGTTGGTAAATAGTGACCCGTAGTACATTCCTCGATGGTCTTGAGCTGGTCGTAGAAGGTTGAGacgtcgagcttcttggaAGCACGCTTCTTGGAAGTACGCTTCTTCCTGTCCTTGAAACTCTCTGCTTGGGCTTGCTGATCCTCGATTATTGAATCCATGTAAACAGTGGTGATAGTAATAGAAGATTTTTCCTGCTACGCACTGCTAGGCGGGATGGAAAATATAATCTAGTGATACTTTCTAGGGAGAACGCTTTGTCTAGTGTTATGCTCAAGTAAGTCTCGACGGCAACATCATTAGGACTACCAAGCCTCGCTCAAAGCTAACCTAGCCCGACTCAACGCCTCTAACCTTCTTCTCTGTGCTATTTAAGTCATTCTGGGCAATCTCAAGCGCGGCCTCAAGTACTATGATCAGCATGCTGGCGGCTGGGTATAGAATGGTGCTTGTGATGACATGCTTCCCTCCCATCCACTGCTTCTCCTCCAGGCGCAATGGAGTTCGCCACCTAGGCTCAAAGGGTTCTTTCTAGTTAGGGACTTCAACGCCTATGAGATCTCTCCTCGACCTGTTTTGCTCTCTGACTGCAATACTCTCTACCGTTAGGGCTCAGCATGTGCATTGAAGACAGCTGAGAGATGAAGTTTGGGTGAAGAATATCATGCCTGCGCCGCCAACCAACGCCTGTCAGCTTGTCAGAAAATGACTCACTGACACAGAACACCGTGCTTGCTTTTTTTGATTGGATCTGGGCACGAATTGGATTAGGATATGGAGGCCTTGAACATATACCTGTCTTGACTCTCTCGTCTGGAGAGATTGGCAAGCCAGATGGGGGATTTTGCGCATAAATTGGATGAAGAAGCCGTGTCTAACACCAGACTGGCGCCTCACAGATCAAAGAACCATTAAATCCAGTTTGCTAGCATAGCCTGGCTCGTGCCGGAAGCAGCGTTCTGCAGGAGGTTGTAGGTTGTTGGTCTGGGAGACCAGTTCATCGTCGTTTGTCATAACGCTAATGTAAAATGAGGTGTTTCTACCTGTCAATTTCTCCATGGGAATTTTGGCTAGAATGTGATGTCAGCAACTGTATCCCTCTCGTCATCCATCTCTGGTTAATGAAGAACGATTTTGCTGTTTTCGAACCCTTCGTAGGCTACTTCCAGCAACTTCCTTGGCACATAACTCGCGGATCATCCTGAACCAATGTGCTTAGGATTGTGTTCCGTCGATCCCAAGGCCATCATTCTACTTGCCTAGAACGGCCTTCATGACGCTGAAAGGAAAGTTCGCGTCTTGCTGTCCCCTGTTGTTTGCAGAAACCGGATATGCGTAGAACGGCGTACACCAGAACATCCACACGAAAACCCAAACGTGACCAAACACCTTTTGGTGTACCACGTGTCGcgtgccgaggccggcgccaccTGTGCTTCCACAAGTTCTGGAAAAGGTCCTCGAGAACGAAGCAGTAGCGAGCTTTTTATGTACAATAGAACGGAACTAGTGAATGAATTGTCCCTATCATCCAAGTAACTTCGTCGTACCCAGGTAAATTATCCATGGACATAACCCCCTTTTCACTGTCTATCTTCCCCCTTTCCTCCATTGGCTCTGCTCGTAGATTCCGGTCATCTTATGCAATGCACTTTGGCGTCGACCAGCCACAAGGAGTCTTCAGATCAACGTGGCTCAGACGTCAGTAGATAGCACGCTCTGGCTAGAATCAATGTCATCCTAATGCTAGAAATACCGGTAAACAATCTCTGTCCTGCTCAAGCAACGACCATAGCCCAAGACTAAAATCCAACGCTAAATATCAATGAATGAAGCCACACTACCATGACTCAAACCCTGCACATACCCATCAGATCAAGTCAGAGTATCTGTAAACATACCGCCTGTCATCCAACAAATCCAGCGCCGCCTGCCTTCCCTTGGCCTCTATCCTCGACTTGGCAATCTGCGCATCCAACTTCTCCTGCGCACTTCCCGTCAGCCGTGCACTCCCCTCATGAAATCTCCTCTTCACCTCAGGCGGACACCTCTCAGGCAATACATGTCTGGGAATCGGTCCCTTCCCCACTTCAACGCCATAATACCTCAACGCATTGTTCAGTCCCCTCAATAAAGTGTCCGGCTCGTAAGCCACCTCCATGGCCATGAAATGGGTGAAGCCCGCAAGGGATAGAAGAGGCATACCACCCCATGGAAGCTGATGCGCGGCATTCGGATTCCGAACTACACTTTTGTGGTCGATGTAGAAAGCTTCGAGAAACCATTTGAGTTCAGCGTCGGCAATGTCTTGGGCGCTGAACATCCAATTGCCCTTGAGGGACTTTTTCCAGAGATTCTCGTCGGTGGGGAAGCCTATGGCGTCGAGCCAGGAGGACCAGACCTCCGGCGTGATGTAGCCGGAGCGCTGCGTGTCAAgtttggagaagaagatggacaTAAGGTTGTTGAATGGAGGAGTCGGATTCCCGTTGCTGTAGAAGAAGTGGTCTTTCCactgggaggggggaggtggtggttgtgTCGGAGGGGGACCGAAGCCAGGTGGTGCGTTCGAGTTCCCTCCCTGGTGCGATTGTGACCGAGGTGCTGAATACTGTTCCTgtgattgttgttgttgttgctgttgctgctgctgctgctgttgttggaaCTTCAAGAACTCCTGCCACTGATCCCATTGGGCTTGCTGCCATTGCTGTGACTGTGCCTGCGGAGGGGGTGCCTGAAAGCttggttgctgctgctgaggcgAAGAAGGTAATTGAACGGCCTCTCTGGTCGGCGGGTTGTTCCGCGCCGGCAAAGGCggcggtccccctcctccgatTTCAAAtcccggcggccggggcgggATCGGTGGTGGCGGAGCATCCATAAAGCTGGCCAAAACACTGTCACCCACAACTCAGTTTAAGTTCCAGTAAAAAAGGTCTGAGGCGAGGTACTTACGGTACAAACAGTCGACTAGAGTTCACAAGAGGAAGCGGTGGCGGGAAAAGGGTGGCGCTAAACTCTCTCGTCTTCTGAAATGTCTACGTCGGAACGTTGTGAAGAAGCCGATAGTGAGGCTCGTAAAGAGAGCAAAGTCACACAAGTTCTCGACTTCGCCCCTGTGTCTCACTTTTTGAACTGGCGTAAGGGAATCAATGGTGTGTCGACAGTCGATGCAAACTAGGAATCACGACCCCCTCGTGAGAAAGAGGCTCGGCAAACATCTTTATGAACAGTTCCAAGCTCAATAGACAGGTTGGAATGGAAGTTGGGTCTCTAAGTCTCTCCATCCTTGAAAAGCCCACCCCTCAACCTGGTCGCCAAAAGTAGCCCATCGGCAATGGAACTCCATTCGCAAGGCAGATTCCGTCTTACCTTGCAGGCCATAAACTGCCTATTTAGGGATAACCTCATGCGCCAAGACATGACTATTGCTACTTGCATCCCGCTAAGACCACCAACTAGTGCTAGCGATTTCAGCTCCCCCGCTGAAACAGCTTCGTTTGAGGACCTGATAGGTTGTGGCTTTGCACGATATCGCAACCATTTTCCACTTCAGCCAGCCCAAACTCCCCGTACCCTCAATGTTCGTCTACGTAGCTTCCCAATCCTTCTCTGACTTGATCGGCTTCCATCCGAAATCTCGTGAAAGCTCGGCCGATACGAGGGCTTCGGATGCAATAATGATTTCTGCCCACTGTGCTTGTCCCTGGAAGGTTTCCTGCGCAACCTTCTCGAGCGAGGTAGAGACTGGTTCGGCCGATATGCCAAAGCCCCGAGGTCAAACCCAGCTTTGCCAATTGTCTTCGCCGTTGGTAGAAAGCTACAGCTTCCACTCTCAGCAAACAAAATACGTCGGTCCTCAGAATATATCTCTGCCGATGGAGCCTTTAGCGATTATGACCTTGTACAACGTAGCCAAGCCCTGAACATGAACGTGGCTGCATTTTGCTGTTCCTTCGCCAACATACTAAGTGTGGCCACTTACATGAGCTGAGTGCATCAGCAGCATAGGCAGCTGACCAGCAGAGAGCGTCGTGAAATAATATCCGGTACCGAGACGGAATACCAGGGGCGGTAAAATGGAATAGGTCTCTACTCCCAACCATTTACCACATTCAGCAACCATCAAGTCAACAGTTCGATTATATAAGGCTCTTCAACGTTGCAAGACTTCCAGTAGCTTACTATATCTTACTTGTTTGTTCCTACCTGTGCTGCGGATTCCATGCATACTATGGGCCCCAACCTGCATCTTTTCCGACACCAATTCTGGATCGTTCACTTGGAAATCAACTTTTCGGCATCTCCAATAAGTTGACTGACCATCCAGGCAGTGAAGTTACCTCATTCATCTATTTCTAAATTAATTTCCCCCTAATGTAAGAAAAAGGTTTAATCAGCCAGATTGCAAGTAATGTGCACTAGTAGCCTAACCTAAGAGCTTTATTTACAGAGTTAGCGTACTTATTTAAGCATTGAGATTACATAGAACACAGAGTTTAACATAAGATAAAAGGGTTTCCTAAATTCCGTCTGATTAACAGGCAACATGACCTCCACACTCATCTTAGCATTTAAGCTGTTTCCGACCTGTCATCCTGGATCCAAAACCTTTCTATCTTCTTTCACTCTAAGGAGACAAGGGAGAGGACAATGACTAGCGACGAAAACGAAAAAGgcgacaacaacaataatGGCGACAAAAAGCACATCAGAAACGACACTACACCAAGACACAACCATGACGCATCACAAAAGCTCACCGTCACTCCTGATATCAGAACGGCTACTAGTGAACAGGAGCTGCTCCAGGCCATCCCTGGCTGCAACCACAACTGCCCAGCGCCCCTGTTACATTCAATTGTCTCCGTAATTCTGAATAGTTGACTCGGCGTGGTGGGTCAGGTGACGCAGGGGCCCATTTAGCCGGGTTCCACACCGTTGCGGCCCCGTCCCCGGCGTAGATGGGGCCGTGTCTTCCGTTGTCTTCCGATGCGCCCGCGCCTACGCTGGGAAGGAACGCGGAACGTGGCACAAGGGACGGGGTGGGGCCTTTTTACGTTCACAAGCATTATGCATATCCACAATCATAATTCGACTTCGTGTTGCGTCACGGTGTTGCGTCGAGGTAGGTACGGACATGCCATGGGACATGGTGTGGTTAGTACCTATATAATTCAGATACCTTAGGTACCTCATGTAGGTATTTCACCTCAAAGCACGTCGACTCTTCACACTTACGCCGTTTGTTGTCAGGGCTCACAACTCGACTGCGTTTgcctcttttcctccttcttctcctcctttttcttctcccctACTCCTGCTCTGTGGAGGTTTTATCAACCTGTGGCTCTCCCTTTCTAGAGGCGGCTGCCAATGTGCACACATTCAACGTTGAGCACCATATCAGTTTTGTCTTGTCCATCTCCACCTCCCAGACAGTAAGCGTTCTCATGGTCGGCTTCATTCACAATGGTACGTGTGATTTTCAATTGGACCGTGAGAACCCAACAATGGCACCAAAGCTGATCTCTTTCATCACCGCAGGCTGTAGTTCCGCCATGACCGTGATGACCGTGATGACCACAGTCGAAATACAACGCCGTTCTTCCCTACTTCCACGGCCAAAGCCACAGCCACAGCCCCAACGATCATGATGGCCCCTAAAACAACTGCCCCGACAGTGTTCCCGCCCTCGAGTCCATCTTCGGCCCTTTGGACCAAGACATTAAACATACCCCTTGCTCGCGTCCTCCATGCCGTCGTCCACTTCGTTTGCTGCCCCGACTCCAACAAATTTCAACTCGGGCATCGAAagcagcgtcgtcgtcgctgccaCTTCTCCCTCAAACATCCTGACGCTCTCGATCTCGTTCAGACCACCCTCCGCCTGAATGGCGTTGAGTCAGCCACCCTGCGCGTCGAGTTCTTCCCCGACCAGTACCGCATCTGGCTGAAGATGACCGAGGGTCCCGTCCACCGTTCCCTCGTCAAGTAATCCAGATCTCACCTGTGCGCTTCGGCTCAAAAGGCGCATCTTTTCGTTACAGACACTCCAGGCACAGTTCAGATCCAGGGAAAGAACAGTCGCGTGGGCGGGTACGAGTCGAACTGGGGCTGGACGGCTGACTGCCAGCAGCTTACTCCTCCCATTATTTGCGAAGTAGCTGTTTCTCAGACTAGCGCAAGTGTCGAAGAGAAGCTTGAAGAATACATTATCGGCTCCAGAGGCTAGGTATGCACTGTTATTGGCATTAAAATCTGCTATTACAACAACTACTCGCTGAAATTGTATGAGACTATCCTTAATAAGCTTTACGAGTGCTGTCCTATCTCTAGGTAAGACAAGGCGACACCCCAGTCTGCGCCAAGGAGTAGACTCCTTTAGATATGCTGGACGAGTACCTTTGCTTGTACCCATAGGACTTTGGCGACCAGAGCACTACGCGGAAGAGGCCTCTGCCTGCCAAGAGGTATGTTTTCCACGTAGCTGCTACTTCACTCTTCAAACTCCTCCAGCCTCCCGCCGTCTATCATTATCATTGACCTGACTTACTTGTCATTACATAGTTCCAGAGAATCCAAACGCAACGACCGCCGCACGCCGATCCGCATCTCCTTCGCCAATATCCTTACTCAGCTGCGCGCTGTAGTGCAACTTGCCATCATTGAATGGCACCGCGAGCTACCTGAGCCTCTGGGAGAGAAGCCCACAAAGCAGCAATCTGCATCCAAGCTTCGAAATACTGAGCCTCAAAAACGTCCTGCACCGCAGGTATCTCGTGGATCACCCCGGCACGGACGTGccctgaagaagaagaaggtgcAACCGGTGGTTCATACACCCGCTCCATCCTGAAAAAGCTGGTGAGACTGGACGGAGGAAGGCAGAGAGGCGGTTGCACGCTGCGGACAAGGATATAACCTAGTTTTGTTGATAGCAACAAGTTGATGATGGACGGAGGGCCAGGTGGGAAACGGCAAAGCGAGTTTGTCGCAGCAAGGACACTCTCAAGAGCGTGGGCATAGAGGCCTCACGTGCGGTTGTCACTGGGAAAACTCCAACTACCCAAAGATGTAGTAAGTGTGAAGTATGGAGTTTATATACCCCTgtcaccgtcaccatcaccagcaccagcaccagccacGTCTGCCCCATAAGTGTGGCTCTCCTGCGCGACCAAATGTCCGTCTCCAAGTGTTTGGATTGAAGCGAAACACGTGCAAGCCTCTGTGGCTTCTTTCGCATGCCAATCTTTCATCCGTCCAACTTTACCCTCACGATAAGTCGACTCAAATTTCACCATCAATGATATGGACGACGCCACAGACGAGCCGTGGCCAGAATTCGA
This genomic interval carries:
- a CDS encoding PKSN polyketide synthase for alternapyrone biosynthesis protein, translating into MDSIIEDQQAQAESFKDRKKRTSKKRASKKLDVSTFYDQLKTIEECTTGHYLPTSLTPPHCLV